Proteins from a genomic interval of Rhizobium leguminosarum:
- a CDS encoding K(+)-transporting ATPase subunit F, with product MTLDYVLSGAVTVFLTVYLTYALLRPERF from the coding sequence ATGACCCTCGATTATGTCTTGAGCGGTGCCGTAACCGTGTTTCTCACCGTTTACCTCACCTACGCTCTTCTTCGCCCAGAACGCTTTTGA
- a CDS encoding cupin domain-containing protein, whose translation MSSSDLFVSAEGAEWVNPEPGVVRRIMTYLPEMMMVEVAFESGAVGAAHSHPHIQASYVAEGSFEVTIDGRTEVLKQGGSFIVPPNLVHGVKALEKGRLIDAFTPHRAEFLK comes from the coding sequence ATGTCGTCAAGCGATCTGTTCGTATCGGCCGAAGGCGCCGAATGGGTCAATCCCGAGCCCGGCGTCGTCAGGCGCATCATGACCTATCTGCCCGAGATGATGATGGTGGAAGTGGCCTTCGAAAGCGGCGCCGTAGGTGCGGCCCATTCGCATCCGCACATCCAGGCCAGTTACGTCGCCGAAGGCAGTTTCGAAGTGACGATCGACGGCCGGACCGAGGTGCTCAAGCAGGGCGGCAGCTTCATCGTGCCCCCCAATCTGGTCCACGGCGTCAAGGCGCTGGAAAAGGGCCGGCTGATCGATGCATTCACTCCGCACCGGGCCGAATTCCTGAAATAG
- a CDS encoding LysR family transcriptional regulator, with product MNNPPQFTWDDLQFFLAVARTGQLSTAARQLRSSHATVSRRIDRLEFTLKVKLFERNPRGYVLTAMGTRFVETAERMEQETERLRADLAAGSMAQRGLVRLSAPEGFANFFFATVLPQFAAQHPHLSLELVTIQQIMSLSRKEADLSVVLDEPKGGAYFAEKLTDYHLQVYGSRDYLAKAAPITCREDLLEHPFVSYIEEMIFAPGLDYLGDVHPRIKPQFQSSSIFAQLTATRNGLGLCILPYFFASRYPELVRVLPDEIDLKRHYWITCHRDLKQAPRVRAVIDFLREAVRGEDARFVPPYVTAAGPARRTRTDI from the coding sequence ATGAACAATCCACCGCAGTTTACTTGGGACGATCTGCAGTTTTTTCTAGCCGTCGCCCGCACCGGACAGCTGTCGACCGCGGCCCGTCAGCTGCGTTCCAGCCATGCCACCGTCTCGCGCCGCATCGATCGGCTGGAGTTCACCCTCAAGGTCAAGCTGTTCGAGCGCAATCCGCGCGGCTATGTGCTGACCGCCATGGGCACGCGCTTTGTCGAGACGGCCGAGAGGATGGAGCAGGAAACCGAGCGGCTGCGCGCCGATCTTGCCGCCGGCTCGATGGCGCAGCGCGGCCTCGTGCGGCTGAGCGCGCCGGAAGGCTTTGCCAATTTCTTCTTCGCGACCGTGCTGCCGCAATTTGCCGCCCAGCATCCGCATCTCTCGCTCGAGCTGGTAACGATCCAGCAGATCATGTCGCTGTCGCGCAAGGAAGCCGATCTTTCCGTCGTGCTCGACGAGCCGAAAGGCGGCGCCTATTTTGCCGAAAAGCTGACCGACTACCACCTGCAGGTCTACGGCTCGCGCGATTATCTCGCAAAGGCCGCGCCGATCACCTGCCGGGAAGACCTGCTTGAGCATCCCTTTGTCAGCTATATCGAGGAAATGATTTTCGCGCCGGGCCTCGATTACCTCGGCGATGTGCACCCGCGCATCAAGCCGCAGTTCCAGAGCTCCAGTATCTTCGCGCAGCTGACCGCTACGAGAAACGGCCTTGGCCTTTGCATCTTGCCCTACTTCTTCGCGAGCCGCTATCCCGAACTCGTGCGCGTGCTGCCAGACGAGATCGACCTCAAGCGCCACTACTGGATCACCTGCCACCGCGACCTGAAACAGGCGCCGCGCGTGCGCGCCGTCATCGATTTCCTGCGCGAGGCGGTGCGCGGTGAGGATGCGCGGTTCGTGCCGCCCTATGTCACCGCCGCCGGCCCGGCGCGCCGGACAAGAACGGACATTTAA
- a CDS encoding DUF4126 family protein has protein sequence MFLLLALLIGVIAGLRAMTAPAAVAWGAALGWFDVSQTPLAIMGYQWTPWIFTLLAVVELITDQLPSTPSRKVPVQFGARIVTGALAGATIGAASSLLFGGLIAGVIGAVIGTYGGAAVRSRLAASFAKDLPAALIEDAVAVIGAVLIVGAVA, from the coding sequence ATGTTTCTGCTTCTTGCATTGCTGATTGGTGTCATTGCCGGGCTTCGCGCGATGACGGCGCCCGCCGCCGTCGCCTGGGGCGCGGCGCTTGGATGGTTCGATGTCTCGCAGACGCCGCTTGCCATTATGGGTTACCAATGGACGCCGTGGATCTTCACGCTTCTCGCCGTCGTTGAACTGATCACCGACCAGCTGCCGTCGACGCCGTCGCGCAAGGTGCCGGTGCAATTCGGCGCTCGCATCGTCACGGGCGCACTGGCCGGCGCGACGATCGGCGCCGCCAGCAGCCTGCTCTTCGGCGGGCTGATTGCCGGCGTGATCGGCGCCGTCATTGGCACATATGGTGGCGCCGCCGTTCGCAGCAGGCTTGCCGCCTCCTTCGCCAAGGATCTGCCGGCTGCTCTCATCGAGGATGCCGTCGCCGTCATCGGCGCGGTGCTGATCGTGGGGGCCGTCGCATGA
- a CDS encoding NAD(P)-dependent alcohol dehydrogenase has product MTKVRALVLERQHELALRDIDLPLETGPGEVKIRIHTVGVCGSDVHYYTHGKIGPFVVNAPMVLGHEAAGTVVEVGAGVTHLKVGDRVCMEPGIPDPNSKASRLGMYNIDPAVTFWATPPIHGVLTPEVVHPANYTFKLPDNVSFAEGAMVEPFAVGMQAATKAKITPGDTAVVLGAGPIGTMVAIAALAGGCARAIVADLAQPKLDIAAQYQGVIPVNIREKNLAEEVSRLTDGWGADVVFECSGSPKAWETIMALPRPGGVIVVVGLPVNPIGFDVSTASTKEIRIETVFRYAHQYERSIALLGSGRVDLKPLISETFKFEDSITAFDRAVEARPSDVKLQIVME; this is encoded by the coding sequence ATGACCAAAGTCCGTGCGCTTGTCCTCGAGCGCCAGCATGAGCTTGCGCTCCGCGATATCGATCTGCCGCTCGAAACCGGCCCCGGCGAGGTGAAGATCAGGATCCACACGGTCGGCGTCTGCGGTTCGGACGTGCATTATTACACCCACGGCAAGATCGGCCCCTTCGTCGTCAACGCGCCGATGGTGCTCGGCCATGAAGCGGCGGGCACGGTGGTCGAGGTCGGCGCCGGCGTCACGCATCTGAAAGTCGGCGACCGCGTCTGCATGGAGCCTGGCATTCCCGATCCGAATTCCAAGGCAAGCCGGCTCGGCATGTACAATATCGACCCGGCCGTGACCTTCTGGGCGACCCCGCCGATCCACGGCGTGCTGACACCAGAGGTCGTGCATCCCGCCAATTACACTTTCAAGCTACCCGACAATGTCAGCTTTGCCGAAGGCGCCATGGTCGAGCCCTTCGCCGTCGGCATGCAGGCGGCCACCAAGGCGAAGATTACGCCTGGTGATACTGCCGTCGTCCTCGGCGCCGGGCCGATCGGCACGATGGTGGCGATCGCGGCGCTTGCCGGCGGCTGCGCCCGCGCCATCGTCGCCGATCTCGCCCAGCCGAAGCTCGATATCGCCGCGCAGTACCAAGGCGTCATTCCGGTCAATATCCGCGAGAAGAACCTGGCCGAAGAGGTCAGCAGGCTGACCGACGGCTGGGGCGCCGATGTCGTCTTCGAATGCTCCGGTTCGCCGAAGGCCTGGGAGACGATCATGGCGCTGCCGCGCCCGGGCGGCGTCATCGTCGTCGTCGGCCTGCCGGTCAACCCGATCGGCTTCGACGTCTCGACGGCATCCACCAAGGAAATCCGCATCGAGACGGTGTTCCGCTACGCGCACCAGTATGAGCGGTCGATCGCGCTGCTCGGCTCGGGACGCGTGGATCTGAAGCCGCTGATTTCCGAGACCTTTAAGTTCGAGGATTCGATCACGGCTTTCGATCGCGCTGTCGAGGCCCGACCGAGCGACGTGAAGCTGCAGATCGTGATGGAGTAG
- a CDS encoding FAD-containing oxidoreductase, with amino-acid sequence MKSFDAIVIGAGQAGPFLAARMVEKGMKVALIERKFLGGTCVNAGCMPTKTLVASARAAHIARNGAVYGVNLSGEIAIDMKVVRARAETVTMNARNGLIGWFAGMDGMTVIYGHARFEDPKTVSVNGEMLTAPRIFLNVGARPVIPELSGVNDIDYLTSTSIIHLDTLPRHLAVIGGSYIGLEFAQMYRRFGAEVSVIEHGPKLASREDEDISDAIADVLRSEGIDIHTGASDIAFAKSSDGIKVATDSARIDASHVLIATGRKPNTDDLGLDAAGVITDKHGYITVDDSLATNVDGIWALGDCNGRGAFTHTSYNDFEIAAANLLDGDDRKVSSRIPAYALYIDPPLGRVGMTEKQARASGRKIMISTRPMSRVGRANERGETKGFMKVIADAETKKILGAAILGIEGDEVIHGIIDAMNAGTTYPALQWSVPIHPTVSELIPTLLGDLKPV; translated from the coding sequence ATGAAAAGCTTCGACGCCATCGTTATCGGCGCCGGCCAGGCCGGCCCGTTTCTTGCCGCCCGCATGGTCGAAAAGGGCATGAAGGTCGCCCTGATCGAGCGCAAGTTCCTCGGCGGCACCTGTGTCAATGCCGGCTGCATGCCGACGAAAACACTGGTCGCCAGCGCCCGCGCCGCCCATATCGCGAGAAACGGCGCCGTTTACGGCGTCAATCTCTCGGGCGAGATCGCCATCGACATGAAGGTGGTCAGGGCGCGCGCCGAAACGGTGACCATGAATGCCCGCAACGGCCTGATCGGCTGGTTCGCCGGCATGGACGGCATGACCGTGATCTATGGCCACGCCCGTTTCGAGGACCCGAAGACCGTCAGCGTCAACGGCGAGATGCTGACCGCACCGCGCATCTTCCTCAATGTCGGCGCGCGCCCCGTCATCCCCGAGCTATCAGGCGTCAACGACATCGACTATCTCACCAGCACCTCGATCATCCATCTCGACACGCTGCCCCGGCATCTGGCCGTGATCGGCGGCAGTTATATCGGGCTGGAATTCGCGCAGATGTATCGCCGCTTCGGCGCCGAAGTCAGCGTCATCGAGCATGGTCCGAAGCTCGCGTCGCGCGAGGACGAGGATATATCCGACGCGATCGCCGATGTCCTGCGCTCGGAGGGCATCGACATTCATACCGGCGCCAGCGACATCGCCTTCGCCAAGAGCAGCGACGGAATAAAGGTCGCCACCGATTCAGCGAGGATCGATGCGAGCCATGTGCTGATTGCCACCGGCCGTAAGCCAAACACCGACGATCTCGGCCTCGATGCCGCCGGAGTCATCACCGACAAGCACGGCTATATCACCGTCGACGATAGCCTTGCCACCAATGTCGACGGCATCTGGGCGCTCGGCGATTGCAACGGCCGGGGCGCCTTCACCCACACCTCCTATAATGATTTCGAGATCGCCGCAGCCAATCTGCTCGACGGCGACGATCGCAAGGTCTCGAGCCGCATCCCGGCCTATGCGCTCTATATCGACCCGCCGCTCGGCCGCGTCGGCATGACGGAGAAGCAGGCGCGCGCCTCCGGACGAAAGATCATGATCTCGACCCGGCCGATGAGCCGCGTCGGCCGCGCCAACGAGCGCGGCGAGACCAAAGGCTTCATGAAGGTGATCGCCGACGCCGAGACCAAAAAAATCCTCGGCGCGGCGATCCTCGGCATCGAGGGCGACGAGGTGATCCACGGCATCATCGACGCGATGAATGCGGGAACGACCTACCCCGCATTGCAATGGTCGGTGCCGATCCATCCGACGGTGTCGGAGCTGATCCCGACGCTGCTTGGGGATTTGAAGCCGGTTTAG
- the kdpA gene encoding potassium-transporting ATPase subunit KdpA, producing MTLNGWLQILLYCGIVLVLVKPLGGYMTRVYNGERTFLSPVLVPIERGLYRLAGTSEREEQHWTSYAFAMLMFNLLGVLVLYALLRLQDILPYNPAGMAAVPPELSFNTAVSFPTNTNWQNYGGESTMSYLTQMAGFTVQNFLSAATGMAIAVAFIRAFARASGKAIGNFWVDMIRGTFYILLPICIVLTIVYVYLGVPQTLGPYVNATTLEGAQQTIAIGPVASQLAIKMLGTNGGGFFNANSAHPFENPDAISNLIQMVSIFAIGAALTNVFGRMVGNQRQGWAILATMGVLFIAGVGITYWAEAAGNPLMHAFGLGGGNMEGKEVRFGVALSSLFAVITTAASCGAVNAMHGSFTALGGLIPLINMQLGEIIVGGVGAGFYGILLFIIVAVFVAGLMVGRTPEYLGKKIEAKEMKMAVLAILCLPLAMLVFTAIATVMPSAVASIGTAGPHGFSEILYAYTSAAANNGSAFGGLTGNTPWYNVTLGIGMLAGRFLVIIPALAIAGSLIAKKTVPASAGTFPTDGPLFVGLLVGTILIVGGLTFFPALALGPVVEHLVMIAGQTF from the coding sequence ATGACCCTCAACGGATGGCTTCAGATCCTGCTTTACTGCGGGATCGTCCTCGTGCTCGTCAAACCGCTCGGCGGTTACATGACGCGTGTCTACAATGGCGAGCGCACATTCCTCTCTCCGGTCCTCGTTCCGATCGAACGGGGGCTTTACCGTCTTGCCGGCACCAGCGAGCGCGAGGAACAGCACTGGACCTCCTATGCCTTCGCGATGCTGATGTTCAACCTGCTCGGCGTCCTCGTCCTCTACGCGCTCCTGCGCCTGCAGGACATCCTGCCCTATAATCCGGCGGGCATGGCCGCCGTCCCGCCCGAGCTTTCGTTTAATACCGCCGTCAGCTTTCCCACGAACACCAACTGGCAGAATTACGGCGGCGAAAGCACCATGTCGTATCTGACCCAGATGGCCGGCTTCACGGTGCAGAACTTCCTGTCGGCCGCGACCGGCATGGCGATCGCTGTCGCCTTCATCCGTGCCTTCGCACGAGCGTCGGGCAAGGCGATCGGCAATTTCTGGGTCGATATGATCCGCGGCACGTTCTACATCCTGCTGCCGATCTGTATCGTGCTGACCATCGTCTACGTCTATCTCGGCGTGCCGCAGACGCTTGGACCTTATGTCAATGCGACCACGCTCGAAGGCGCGCAGCAGACGATTGCCATCGGGCCTGTCGCCTCGCAGCTTGCGATCAAGATGCTCGGCACCAATGGCGGCGGCTTCTTCAACGCCAATTCGGCCCATCCATTCGAAAATCCCGACGCGATCTCCAACCTCATCCAGATGGTCTCGATCTTCGCGATCGGCGCGGCTTTGACCAACGTCTTCGGCCGCATGGTCGGCAACCAGCGCCAGGGCTGGGCGATCCTTGCCACGATGGGCGTGCTGTTCATCGCCGGTGTCGGTATCACCTATTGGGCCGAAGCTGCCGGCAACCCGCTGATGCATGCCTTCGGTCTTGGTGGCGGCAATATGGAAGGCAAGGAGGTCCGCTTCGGCGTCGCCCTGTCTTCGCTCTTTGCCGTCATCACTACGGCCGCCTCCTGCGGCGCGGTCAATGCCATGCATGGCAGCTTTACCGCGCTTGGCGGCCTCATCCCGCTGATCAACATGCAGCTCGGCGAAATCATCGTCGGCGGTGTCGGCGCGGGCTTCTACGGCATCCTGCTCTTCATCATCGTCGCCGTCTTCGTCGCCGGCCTGATGGTCGGCCGCACGCCGGAATATCTCGGCAAGAAGATCGAGGCGAAGGAAATGAAGATGGCCGTTCTCGCCATCCTCTGCCTGCCGCTCGCTATGCTGGTCTTCACCGCGATCGCCACGGTGATGCCTTCCGCCGTTGCCTCGATCGGCACCGCCGGCCCGCACGGCTTCTCCGAAATCCTCTATGCCTACACGTCGGCGGCAGCCAATAACGGCTCGGCTTTCGGCGGCCTGACGGGCAATACGCCCTGGTACAACGTGACACTCGGCATCGGCATGCTCGCCGGGCGCTTCCTGGTCATCATTCCGGCGCTTGCCATCGCCGGCTCGCTGATCGCCAAGAAGACGGTTCCGGCCTCGGCAGGCACCTTCCCGACCGACGGTCCGCTCTTCGTCGGCCTGCTTGTCGGCACAATCCTGATCGTCGGCGGCCTGACCTTCTTCCCGGCCTTGGCGCTTGGCCCGGTCGTCGAGCACCTGGTCATGATCGCCGGCCAGACCTTCTGA
- a CDS encoding DedA family protein — protein sequence MSIELLIEHYGLLAIFLGAAFEGETAAFLGGVISHRGLLTYWSASLAATAGSFAGDQFWFFAGRYAARWSLVRRLMERPALARATGLLERYPTGFILAFRFLVGLRTISPIVIGTTRIATGKFVILNAVAALVWGQLFTALGYLFGHGIQQTLGHLPLHRHLLIAVGAAAVVAAAALAFRKMKLSAKHP from the coding sequence GTGTCTATCGAACTGCTGATCGAGCACTACGGCCTGTTGGCGATATTTCTGGGTGCGGCCTTCGAAGGCGAAACAGCGGCCTTCCTTGGCGGCGTCATTTCCCATCGTGGACTGCTGACCTATTGGTCGGCGTCGCTCGCGGCAACGGCGGGCTCCTTCGCCGGCGATCAGTTCTGGTTCTTCGCCGGCCGTTATGCCGCTCGATGGAGTCTCGTCCGCCGGCTGATGGAAAGGCCGGCGCTGGCGCGCGCCACCGGGCTTCTGGAAAGATACCCCACAGGCTTCATCCTTGCGTTTCGTTTCCTGGTGGGATTGCGGACGATCAGTCCGATCGTCATCGGGACGACTCGAATAGCGACCGGTAAATTCGTCATCCTGAATGCCGTGGCCGCGCTGGTATGGGGGCAGCTGTTCACGGCGCTCGGTTATCTCTTCGGGCACGGCATCCAACAGACACTGGGCCACCTTCCCCTTCATCGTCATCTGCTGATTGCAGTCGGAGCCGCGGCTGTCGTCGCAGCCGCGGCTCTTGCCTTTCGCAAGATGAAACTGAGCGCCAAGCACCCATAG
- a CDS encoding acyl-CoA dehydrogenase, whose amino-acid sequence MQHTREVFDWADPFRLVEQLTSEERMVQDTAHAYAQEKLAPRVLDAFRHEKTDPEIFREMGELGLLGPTISPDYGGAGLGYVAYGLIAREVEKVDSGYRSMMSVQSSLVMVPIETFGSEAQKLKYLPKLATGEWIGCFGLTEPDHGSDPGSMATRAKKVDGGYSLTGSKTWISNAPIADVFVVWAKTEDGLIRGFILEKGWKGLSAPAIHGKVGLRASITGEVVMDGVFVPEENLLPDVTGLKGPFTCLNSARFGIAWGALGAAEDCYARARQYTLERKQFSRPLAANQLIQKKLADMAAEISLGLQGCLRLGRMKEEGHPPVELTSILKRNSCGKALEIARAARDMLGGNGISDEFGIARHLVNLEVVNTYEGTHDIHALIIGRAITGIAAFAN is encoded by the coding sequence ATGCAGCATACGCGCGAGGTTTTCGACTGGGCCGATCCATTCCGCCTGGTGGAGCAGCTGACCAGCGAAGAACGCATGGTGCAGGACACCGCCCACGCCTATGCGCAGGAAAAGCTCGCGCCCCGCGTTCTCGACGCCTTCCGCCATGAAAAGACCGATCCTGAGATCTTCCGCGAAATGGGCGAACTCGGCCTGCTCGGCCCGACGATCTCGCCGGATTATGGCGGCGCCGGCCTCGGTTACGTCGCCTACGGCCTGATCGCCCGCGAGGTCGAAAAGGTCGACAGCGGTTACCGCTCGATGATGAGCGTCCAGTCCTCGCTCGTGATGGTGCCGATCGAGACCTTCGGCTCCGAAGCGCAGAAGCTGAAATACCTGCCGAAACTCGCCACCGGCGAATGGATCGGCTGCTTCGGCCTGACCGAACCCGATCATGGCTCCGACCCCGGCTCGATGGCGACACGCGCCAAAAAAGTCGACGGCGGCTACAGCCTCACCGGCTCGAAGACCTGGATCTCCAACGCGCCGATCGCCGATGTCTTCGTCGTCTGGGCAAAGACCGAGGACGGCCTCATCCGCGGCTTCATCCTCGAAAAGGGCTGGAAAGGACTTTCGGCGCCTGCGATCCACGGCAAGGTCGGCCTGCGAGCGTCGATCACCGGCGAGGTGGTGATGGACGGGGTCTTCGTGCCTGAGGAAAACCTTCTGCCTGATGTGACCGGCCTCAAGGGACCGTTCACCTGCCTCAACTCGGCCCGTTTCGGCATCGCCTGGGGCGCGCTCGGTGCGGCCGAGGATTGTTATGCGAGAGCCCGGCAATACACGCTCGAGCGCAAGCAGTTCAGCCGGCCGCTTGCCGCCAACCAGCTGATCCAGAAGAAGCTCGCCGACATGGCGGCGGAAATCTCGCTCGGCCTTCAGGGCTGCCTGCGGCTTGGCCGCATGAAGGAGGAAGGCCATCCGCCGGTGGAGCTAACCTCGATCCTCAAGCGCAACAGCTGCGGCAAGGCGCTGGAGATCGCGCGGGCGGCCCGCGACATGCTCGGCGGCAACGGCATCTCCGACGAATTCGGCATCGCCCGTCATCTCGTCAACCTCGAGGTGGTCAACACCTATGAGGGCACACACGACATCCACGCGCTGATCATCGGCCGGGCGATAACAGGCATTGCCGCCTTTGCGAACTAG
- a CDS encoding ABC transporter substrate-binding protein, protein MRKNFIASVAFLLASSTAVLAQSATDGKVKIGILNDQSGVYADFGGKSSVEAAKMAVEDFGGKVLDVPVEIVDADHQNKPDIASNIARQWYDTEQVDAIMELTTSSVALAVQAIGKEKKKIDIVTGAATTDLTGKACTPYGFHWAYDTHALAVGTGGALVKQGGDSWFFLTADYAFGYSLEQQTSDYVKSSGGKVVGAVRHPLSSQDFSSFLLQAQSSGAKVIGLANAGLDTANAIKQAAEFGITQGGQHLAALLFTLAEVHGLGLEAAQGLTLTEGYYWNRDDESRAFAKKFFARTGKMPNMIHAGTYSAVTQYLKAVQKAGTDETEAVAKQLHEMPVDDVFGRGGTVGANGRMIHDMYLLQVKKPSESKEPWDYFNVLATIPGKEAYIDPAKSGCDLVK, encoded by the coding sequence ATGCGTAAGAATTTCATTGCATCAGTTGCATTTCTGCTTGCGAGCAGCACTGCGGTGCTCGCGCAGAGCGCGACCGACGGCAAGGTCAAGATCGGCATCCTGAACGACCAGTCGGGTGTCTATGCCGATTTCGGCGGCAAGTCCTCCGTCGAAGCCGCCAAGATGGCGGTCGAGGATTTCGGCGGCAAGGTGCTCGACGTTCCGGTCGAGATCGTCGATGCCGACCACCAGAACAAGCCTGATATCGCCTCCAACATCGCCCGCCAGTGGTACGACACCGAGCAGGTGGATGCGATCATGGAACTGACGACGTCGTCCGTGGCGCTCGCCGTGCAGGCGATCGGCAAGGAGAAGAAGAAGATCGACATCGTCACGGGTGCGGCGACGACGGATCTCACCGGCAAGGCGTGCACGCCTTATGGCTTCCATTGGGCATACGACACCCATGCACTGGCCGTCGGCACCGGCGGCGCACTCGTCAAGCAGGGCGGCGACAGCTGGTTCTTCCTGACCGCCGATTATGCCTTCGGTTATTCGCTGGAGCAGCAGACCAGCGATTACGTCAAGTCGAGTGGCGGCAAGGTCGTCGGCGCCGTCCGCCATCCGCTGTCGAGCCAGGACTTCTCGTCCTTCCTGCTGCAGGCGCAATCATCCGGCGCCAAGGTGATCGGCCTTGCCAATGCCGGCCTCGATACGGCGAACGCCATCAAGCAGGCGGCCGAATTCGGCATCACCCAGGGCGGCCAGCATCTGGCGGCCCTGCTTTTCACGCTTGCCGAAGTCCATGGTCTCGGCCTCGAGGCGGCACAAGGGCTGACGCTGACGGAAGGTTATTACTGGAACCGCGACGACGAGAGCCGCGCCTTCGCCAAGAAGTTCTTCGCCCGCACCGGCAAGATGCCGAACATGATCCATGCCGGCACCTATTCGGCGGTAACGCAATATCTGAAGGCGGTGCAGAAAGCCGGCACCGACGAGACGGAAGCCGTCGCCAAGCAGCTGCATGAAATGCCGGTCGATGACGTCTTCGGCCGTGGCGGCACGGTCGGCGCCAATGGGCGCATGATCCACGACATGTATCTGCTGCAGGTCAAGAAGCCTTCCGAAAGCAAGGAGCCGTGGGATTACTTTAACGTGCTCGCCACCATTCCCGGCAAGGAAGCTTATATCGATCCCGCCAAGAGCGGCTGCGATCTGGTGAAGTAA